DNA sequence from the Gordonia polyisoprenivorans genome:
GTCGACGAGCCGCTCGTCGTCACCGACGACTCGGTGGGCGACAACCCGATGGGCTGAACCGCCCGCCACGCAGGAACCGGCTGTGACGTAGGAAGAGCCACGCAGGAACAGTCCTCAGCCCCACCCGTTGGCGTGCAGCCACTCGTCGTCGATGCCGAAGTGGTGCCCGACCTCGTGCATCACGGTGATCGCCACTTCCCGCACCACCTGCTCGCGGGTGTGGCACATGGCGAGGATTGGCTCCCGGTAGATGTGGATCGTGTCGGGCAGGAACCCGCCGTAGTCGTGGGTCCGTTTGGTCAGTGCCACACCGGAATACAGTCCCAGGATGTTCGGGGATTCGGGGTTGCGCGGCTCGATCAGGATGACCACGTTGCTCATCGCGTCGGTGAGTTCGGACGGGATCGCGTCGAGGGCGTCGCCGACGAGTTCTTCGAATTCCTCGTCGCGCATGTGTACGGTCATCGGTCCCTACCCGGCCGGTGCGGCGGTTTCGAACGGGTTGGGGGTGACCCCCGGCGGCAGCGGGACCGGCGTCGGGGTGGCGCGCCCGGACGGGCCCGGCGCGGGCGGCTGCGGAACCTTCCCGTTGACCAGGACGGTGCCACGCGCGTCGCCGACGAGGGTCGCGAAGCCGCCGCGGTCGGGAAGCCCCAAGAAGCACACGACCTTTCGGCTTCCCGACAGCCAGCGGGGTTCGCTGATCACCGACCACTGGGTGTTGAGGGTGGTGGCGTCGAGTTTCTGCTTGCCGCCGACGAATCGCTCGGCCTGACCGGGGCAGATCGTCGTCAGATACTCGTTCTGCGCCTTCTCGCCCGGCCACGGCTTGCCTGAGGTGGCGTCACCGAAACGCTGTGCGAGATCGACGATGCCGGTGGTCTGGAAGGCATGCGGCTCTGAACAATTGACCACCGTCGGCGGCGACGCCACGCGACGCGTCGAGGCATCGATGCCGATGCAGGTGCCTGCCGGCCACTGGAAGGACTGGTCCTGCTCGCCGACCTTGCCGGAGAACAACTGTGGCGTGCCGTCGGCGCCGGTGATCTGCAGACCGCAGCGTAACTCGCGAGCTCCCTTGGCCCACTGCTGATCCGACGGGTACATCAGTCCCACCGAGAACCGGCCATCGGGATCGAGGCGACCGTTGAGGTAGCGGTTGACGATCACCGGGCACTGCTCGTCGCGGATCTGACCGAATCGCTCAGGCCCGGGCCACGCCGCGGAGTCGCCGAACTCCGACCCCGGCAGCAGCGCGGTGTTCAGGGCGCCGGCCACCTCGAACCGGTGCTCGGAGGCGCAGTCGACCTTCGCCGGATCACCCGGCCGGTTCTCCGGCCAGGTCAGGCAGTCCCCGGCGACCGATCGGGTGAAGGCGTTCTCCGCGAGGCGTTCACTCTGTCCGATGTCGGTGCCGCCCACGCTGCCGCGATCGTTGAAGGTACCCATGGCGAACGCCACCCCGGCGGCAACGAGGGCGCCGACGACGATCGCGGCCAGCCCGACCCGCACCGCATTGCGCTGCAGCCATCCGCGGGAGTCGGCCGCGGGCGCGTCGGCGTCCGCGTCGGCGGGCTCGAAATCAGTGTCCCCGAAATCAGCGGCGTCCCCGAAATCGGTGGCGTCCGAGTCGTCACTCGCCCCGGCCGCCGACCACGCCTGTGGTCGGGTCGCGGTGTCGTCGGCGATCGGCGTGAGCTGGGTGGTCTGCTCGTTCGCCGCGGGATCGCCGGACTTGCTCAGGTCGACGGTCTCGTTCGCCTGGTCCTCGTCCGCCTCATCGCGGTGGGCTTCGTCACTCATCGTCCTCCATGATGCCTGGTGGCTCGGCGATCACCGAGGGCGCCACGGCCCCGTCGTACCTACACTCGGCCGGGTGAGTCCCGAACCCGACGAGATCGATCCGGAGGTCGTCGCACTGGCGACCCGCCTGTTCGACCTGGCCCGCCGGGGCGTGGCCGCCGATCTTGCGGCCTATCTGGATGCCGGAGTCCCCGTCGACCTGCGCAATCAGTCCGGTGATTCGCTGTTGATGCTCGCGGCTTATCACGGCCACGCCGACGCCGTCGCCGCGATCGCCGCCCACGGTGCCGACGTGAACCTCGCCAACGATCGCGGGCAGAGCCCGCTGGCCGGT
Encoded proteins:
- a CDS encoding metallopeptidase family protein, whose product is MTVHMRDEEFEELVGDALDAIPSELTDAMSNVVILIEPRNPESPNILGLYSGVALTKRTHDYGGFLPDTIHIYREPILAMCHTREQVVREVAITVMHEVGHHFGIDDEWLHANGWG
- a CDS encoding septum formation family protein, which encodes MSDEAHRDEADEDQANETVDLSKSGDPAANEQTTQLTPIADDTATRPQAWSAAGASDDSDATDFGDAADFGDTDFEPADADADAPAADSRGWLQRNAVRVGLAAIVVGALVAAGVAFAMGTFNDRGSVGGTDIGQSERLAENAFTRSVAGDCLTWPENRPGDPAKVDCASEHRFEVAGALNTALLPGSEFGDSAAWPGPERFGQIRDEQCPVIVNRYLNGRLDPDGRFSVGLMYPSDQQWAKGARELRCGLQITGADGTPQLFSGKVGEQDQSFQWPAGTCIGIDASTRRVASPPTVVNCSEPHAFQTTGIVDLAQRFGDATSGKPWPGEKAQNEYLTTICPGQAERFVGGKQKLDATTLNTQWSVISEPRWLSGSRKVVCFLGLPDRGGFATLVGDARGTVLVNGKVPQPPAPGPSGRATPTPVPLPPGVTPNPFETAAPAG
- a CDS encoding ankyrin repeat domain-containing protein — translated: MSPEPDEIDPEVVALATRLFDLARRGVAADLAAYLDAGVPVDLRNQSGDSLLMLAAYHGHADAVAAIAAHGADVNLANDRGQSPLAGAVFKGHDDVVATLLEAGADPHAGTPTAHDTAVMFGRDDYLALWNR